A region of uncultured Anaeromusa sp. DNA encodes the following proteins:
- a CDS encoding LysR family transcriptional regulator — MELRHLRYFLAVAEELHFSHAAQRLQIAQPPLSRQIHDLEEELGVMLFYRQNRKISLTPAGVLFQEKARHILGEVDDACRLAQKAHRGELGRLAIGFAGIATFSVMPRLIPAYQALYPSMELSLVQLGTSEQLRDIEAGKLHLGLLCLPIDAPDVFCHIVNQEPYMVALPASHHLAFQPGPLALSDLSQENFIMTSRSVGKGYFDLTLRQCHQAGFSPTITQEVHELQTTVTFVAAGMGVALVPEGMGHSQARGVRFRPLFHAEPVLHTALAWLKANTSPELQHFVSLAKKLFPSEHR, encoded by the coding sequence ATGGAGTTACGTCATTTACGCTATTTTTTAGCTGTCGCGGAAGAACTTCATTTCAGTCATGCCGCCCAGCGCCTGCAAATCGCCCAACCGCCTTTAAGCCGACAAATTCACGATTTAGAAGAAGAGCTCGGTGTTATGCTTTTCTACCGGCAAAATCGAAAAATCTCTTTGACTCCTGCGGGCGTCTTGTTTCAGGAAAAAGCACGCCATATTCTCGGCGAAGTGGACGACGCATGCCGTCTAGCACAAAAAGCGCACCGCGGCGAACTGGGGCGCTTAGCAATTGGATTTGCCGGCATTGCTACCTTTTCCGTCATGCCTCGCTTAATTCCAGCTTATCAAGCTCTTTATCCTTCGATGGAGCTTTCCTTAGTGCAATTAGGAACCAGCGAACAACTGCGGGACATTGAAGCTGGCAAGCTTCATCTGGGTCTTTTATGCCTGCCAATTGACGCTCCCGACGTATTCTGCCATATTGTCAATCAAGAACCGTACATGGTTGCCCTTCCCGCTAGTCATCACCTGGCTTTTCAGCCAGGCCCCCTGGCGCTGAGTGATCTGTCTCAAGAGAATTTCATTATGACGTCCCGCTCCGTTGGTAAAGGCTACTTTGACTTGACTCTGAGACAGTGTCACCAAGCTGGTTTCAGCCCTACGATCACTCAGGAAGTACACGAACTGCAAACCACCGTTACGTTTGTCGCTGCCGGCATGGGCGTGGCTCTCGTCCCCGAAGGCATGGGACACAGTCAAGCTCGCGGCGTCCGCTTCCGCCCGCTATTTCATGCAGAGCCGGTTCTGCACACCGCCCTCGCCTGGCTAAAAGCCAACACCTCCCCCGAACTGCAACATTTCGTTTCACTAGCTAAAAAGTTATTTCCCTCTGAGCATCGATAA
- a CDS encoding amidohydrolase family protein — translation MKHEYLLQNVQLVDVDAGEVRGKSILHVRDGVIAGVYSSGETLPQVENTLEGQGRYALPGLIDLHVHLVWDGSPSPLTTMRDEGVYQALGRGIANAQASLAQGVTTVRDVGSVDNVAVDIMALVDRGVLLGPTIVAAGSIIQPTGGHVPELGYIADSPDELVKAVRTMKARGAAAIKVASTGGAYGPEEIGPSLYSQKDLGIIVREAHRLGMKVASHSLGKIGIENAVCAGVDTIEHGADITDEVLQLMKRQGTFLVPTLAVYKKLAESSGEIPEEYVKKSRTVTAWHQDTFRRAMAIGVGIALGTDAGSPNFGPHPSVFLEMQTMEAYGMKAPDILRCATCIAAKALGREAVVGSLEAGKRADVLLVKENPLQNLAALFADKQVITKGVVL, via the coding sequence ATGAAGCATGAATATCTGCTACAGAATGTGCAGTTGGTGGACGTAGACGCGGGCGAGGTGAGGGGAAAAAGCATTTTGCATGTTCGCGACGGTGTGATTGCGGGAGTATATTCGTCTGGAGAAACCTTGCCGCAAGTAGAAAATACGCTAGAAGGGCAAGGGCGCTACGCCTTGCCTGGCTTGATTGATCTGCATGTGCACTTGGTATGGGATGGTAGTCCGTCGCCGCTGACGACCATGCGGGACGAAGGCGTATACCAAGCGCTGGGAAGAGGCATTGCCAATGCTCAAGCATCGCTGGCGCAGGGGGTGACGACGGTACGGGACGTGGGGTCAGTGGATAATGTGGCAGTGGACATCATGGCCTTGGTGGATCGTGGTGTACTGTTGGGACCAACCATTGTGGCGGCGGGAAGCATTATTCAGCCTACCGGCGGCCATGTGCCGGAGTTGGGATATATCGCTGATTCGCCGGACGAATTGGTTAAGGCGGTGCGTACGATGAAAGCGCGCGGCGCGGCGGCGATCAAGGTAGCCTCTACTGGCGGTGCATATGGGCCGGAAGAGATCGGTCCTTCGCTGTATTCACAAAAAGATCTGGGAATTATTGTACGTGAAGCTCATCGCTTGGGAATGAAGGTAGCTTCGCATTCTCTGGGTAAAATAGGGATTGAAAATGCTGTCTGCGCTGGCGTGGATACTATTGAGCATGGTGCGGATATCACCGATGAGGTATTGCAGCTTATGAAGCGTCAAGGAACTTTTTTGGTTCCAACGCTGGCAGTATATAAAAAGTTGGCTGAAAGCAGTGGCGAAATTCCGGAAGAGTATGTCAAAAAGTCACGTACCGTGACGGCATGGCATCAAGATACCTTTCGGCGAGCGATGGCTATAGGCGTAGGTATTGCATTGGGTACTGACGCAGGTTCGCCAAATTTCGGACCACATCCGTCAGTGTTTTTGGAAATGCAGACAATGGAAGCCTACGGTATGAAAGCGCCGGATATTTTACGTTGTGCCACCTGTATTGCCGCAAAAGCCTTGGGCAGAGAGGCGGTAGTGGGGTCATTAGAGGCGGGGAAACGGGCGGATGTTTTATTAGTGAAGGAGAATCCGCTGCAAAACCTAGCTGCATTGTTTGCGGACAAGCAGGTTATTACCAAGGGAGTAGTACTTTAA
- a CDS encoding MFS transporter — protein sequence MKTAYAEQEETRSGGAMAKAVLAGSVGNALEWFDYGLYGYFASIISSQFFSSKDPVTALMLSFIVFGVGFIMRPVGGLVFGHYADRVGRRQVLTWTVMLMGLSTFAVGCLPTYAQIGVWAPILLAACRLLQGISTGGEWGSCMSFLAEYSTPKNRGFIVSWSQFSIAVGLLLGSGSGALLSAILSPEDMNAWGWRIPFWTGLLIACFGMFIRKKVEETPSFRACEETQTLAQTPLMEVLRNYKKETVLSFGIVIGWTISYWLVMAYMPTYISKVLKFPLSVGLSLNTLLIVVFMLAIPFTGILADKIGRKPVIIAASLGFILLGYPLFSVLSTTQDSMVMLAVLVALALLEALICGGATVYMTEIFPTNIRCSAIAIGYNIAVACFGGTAPFISTWLIASTGDNLAPTYYLMAGAIISLLVMVLLGHETKDKELA from the coding sequence ATGAAGACCGCCTATGCAGAGCAAGAAGAAACGCGTTCCGGCGGAGCGATGGCGAAAGCCGTTCTAGCCGGATCGGTGGGCAATGCGTTAGAATGGTTTGATTATGGTTTGTACGGGTATTTTGCTTCCATTATTTCTTCCCAATTTTTTTCGTCTAAGGATCCGGTGACAGCGTTGATGCTGTCGTTCATCGTTTTCGGTGTTGGATTTATTATGCGGCCAGTAGGCGGTTTGGTTTTTGGGCATTATGCGGACCGTGTAGGACGGCGTCAAGTGCTGACCTGGACAGTCATGTTGATGGGGCTGAGCACCTTTGCCGTAGGCTGTTTGCCTACGTATGCGCAGATTGGTGTTTGGGCGCCGATCTTGTTGGCGGCCTGCCGGTTGCTGCAGGGTATTTCTACAGGTGGTGAATGGGGCAGCTGCATGTCTTTCTTGGCGGAGTATTCAACGCCTAAAAATAGGGGCTTTATTGTGAGTTGGTCGCAATTCAGCATCGCCGTCGGCCTGCTGTTGGGTTCCGGTTCCGGAGCCTTGTTAAGCGCTATTCTGTCGCCGGAGGATATGAATGCCTGGGGCTGGCGCATACCGTTTTGGACGGGATTGCTTATTGCTTGTTTTGGTATGTTTATTCGCAAAAAGGTCGAGGAAACGCCAAGCTTTAGGGCGTGTGAGGAAACGCAGACCTTGGCGCAAACGCCGCTCATGGAAGTGCTGCGCAATTATAAGAAAGAGACCGTTTTGAGCTTTGGCATTGTCATTGGCTGGACGATTTCGTATTGGCTGGTTATGGCATATATGCCGACATATATTTCTAAAGTGCTGAAATTTCCTCTGTCTGTAGGTTTGTCGTTAAATACACTTTTGATTGTAGTTTTCATGCTGGCTATTCCGTTCACGGGAATTTTGGCGGATAAGATTGGCCGCAAACCAGTGATTATTGCGGCGTCTCTGGGCTTTATTCTTCTAGGGTATCCGCTGTTCTCTGTACTGAGTACGACGCAGGATTCGATGGTCATGCTAGCTGTTTTAGTGGCGCTGGCGCTTTTAGAAGCCCTCATTTGCGGTGGCGCGACGGTGTACATGACAGAAATTTTCCCCACTAATATCCGTTGTAGCGCTATTGCCATTGGCTACAATATTGCAGTGGCCTGCTTTGGTGGGACAGCCCCTTTTATTTCCACCTGGTTGATTGCGTCTACCGGAGATAATCTGGCACCCACCTATTACTTGATGGCAGGCGCGATTATTTCACTGCTGGTTATGGTGCTGCTGGGGCACGAAACGAAAGACAAAGAATTGGCCTAA
- a CDS encoding EAL domain-containing protein: MRIRAKLTILFAGLTGVLMVVAAFFGYYLVQRELTEKIERELSSAVIMHANDLNNNLLSKKKLLEISWYNLEDEARYGKITPAMLSGYKQVDSELTDMYFAFVSGEFIDGSGWTAPAGYDPRQRPWYKGAMEAGRITVTPPYFEFVTQQMALAIAMPVRNAQEQVYGVVAADVLLKTLVEKLTWATAYEGGYAYILDRNGTILLHPEEALLGVNVVQSPDYQNDLKEVIQRMQREEQGWGRYFYKEHQRLVYFKQVPEVQWTLVMSVPEDVAYAPLRQWALLFLGILFAATGLMAGVSFWVAKRISRPLDELVAQVKRIGEGEAVEEVQASGYYELDGLAVAFNRMAEGLQESFAELSRQGEENAAQLRSFQEITGHLITQGESTQALFAVVTKDVIRLVGGLHSVISTLNESKEGWVVRQSAGSYSLPVGFQSGLSEGVTEEVLRRGEVVFVPDYHSYAKALSYFKEIPIGSCLGLPLQIGGAAVGVLVVAWSQKMAVIDVRTDSILRQYANIASAALARAQDREHMYELAYIDELTGLPNRRNFYKQLQEKLAAGETLLGGYVFLLDLDNLKLINDSLGHSQGDRFICAVAAALKCRVPESGIVARLGGDEFGLWLSASDCQEAGLVASELLQSIEDGETEGEHPLHITASMGIAAYPRDGLTVEELLQNADAALYEAKDSGKNAWRMCTRELVQESREKLFLSNALRSAIVNREFSLAFQPIVDAAKNLVAFEALLRWRSAEYGQVPPGKFISLAEQCGLMPLIGQWVIEEACRFADKLRQQDLGQIRVHVNVSAQQLEDEGFCDLVEGILCAELPDRRALILEVTESVFMSSIGQAVASLHELKQQGLTLSMDDFGEGFSSLAQLLRLPFESLKISRTLVQNLGDDERHMQYIAAIVEMMHALNMEVVAEGVETELEWQSVGRCGFDLVQGYYIARPLGEAAALEWARENKNQQNV; this comes from the coding sequence ATGCGTATTCGCGCGAAACTGACAATTTTATTTGCCGGATTAACGGGAGTACTGATGGTAGTGGCTGCTTTTTTCGGATACTATCTTGTCCAGAGGGAGCTGACGGAGAAGATTGAGCGGGAACTTTCAAGTGCCGTGATTATGCATGCAAACGACTTGAACAATAATCTTTTGAGTAAGAAAAAGTTGCTGGAAATCAGCTGGTATAATTTGGAAGACGAGGCCCGGTACGGTAAGATTACGCCGGCGATGCTGTCCGGATACAAGCAGGTAGATTCGGAATTGACTGATATGTATTTTGCTTTTGTGAGCGGCGAATTCATTGACGGCAGCGGCTGGACAGCTCCAGCAGGCTATGATCCTAGGCAGCGGCCTTGGTATAAGGGAGCCATGGAAGCTGGGCGTATTACGGTGACGCCTCCTTACTTTGAGTTTGTAACCCAGCAGATGGCCTTGGCCATTGCGATGCCGGTGCGCAATGCGCAGGAACAGGTGTACGGCGTTGTGGCGGCGGATGTACTGCTGAAGACGCTGGTGGAAAAATTAACATGGGCAACTGCATATGAAGGCGGTTATGCGTATATTCTTGATCGGAATGGCACGATACTGCTGCATCCCGAAGAAGCTCTGTTGGGCGTTAATGTGGTACAATCTCCTGACTATCAGAATGATTTAAAAGAGGTCATTCAACGGATGCAGCGGGAGGAGCAGGGGTGGGGACGCTATTTTTACAAGGAGCATCAACGGCTTGTGTATTTTAAGCAAGTGCCGGAGGTACAATGGACTCTAGTCATGTCGGTACCGGAGGATGTGGCGTATGCGCCGCTGCGGCAATGGGCGCTTTTGTTTTTGGGAATTCTTTTTGCGGCGACAGGTTTGATGGCGGGGGTGTCGTTTTGGGTGGCTAAGCGAATTAGCCGTCCGCTTGATGAACTGGTAGCGCAAGTCAAACGTATTGGAGAGGGGGAAGCCGTGGAAGAGGTCCAGGCTTCCGGCTATTATGAACTGGATGGTTTAGCGGTTGCCTTCAACCGTATGGCCGAAGGGCTGCAGGAGTCGTTTGCGGAACTTTCCCGCCAAGGGGAAGAAAATGCGGCGCAGCTGCGTTCCTTCCAAGAGATTACGGGGCATTTAATTACTCAGGGAGAATCGACACAAGCGTTATTTGCAGTAGTTACCAAAGACGTCATTCGCTTGGTGGGCGGTCTGCACAGCGTGATTTCTACATTGAATGAAAGTAAAGAGGGCTGGGTGGTGCGCCAGTCGGCCGGTTCCTATAGCTTGCCGGTAGGCTTTCAGAGCGGTCTTTCCGAAGGGGTGACCGAGGAAGTGCTGCGGCGAGGCGAAGTCGTATTTGTGCCGGATTATCATTCCTATGCTAAGGCTTTGTCGTACTTTAAGGAAATTCCTATAGGCAGCTGCTTAGGATTGCCGTTGCAGATTGGCGGAGCTGCTGTTGGCGTATTGGTGGTGGCGTGGTCGCAAAAGATGGCGGTTATTGACGTCAGAACCGATTCCATCTTGCGGCAGTACGCCAACATTGCCTCTGCGGCGCTGGCTAGGGCGCAAGACCGTGAACATATGTATGAGCTAGCCTATATTGACGAATTGACCGGGCTGCCTAATCGGCGGAATTTTTATAAGCAACTGCAGGAAAAGCTGGCGGCAGGGGAAACTCTCCTGGGCGGCTACGTCTTTTTGCTGGATTTGGACAATTTAAAGCTAATCAATGACTCCCTGGGGCATAGCCAAGGAGACCGTTTTATTTGTGCTGTGGCGGCTGCGCTCAAGTGTCGTGTGCCGGAAAGCGGTATTGTGGCCAGGCTGGGCGGCGACGAATTTGGCCTATGGCTTTCCGCTTCGGACTGTCAAGAGGCAGGACTAGTTGCGTCAGAGTTACTGCAGTCGATTGAGGACGGTGAAACTGAGGGAGAGCATCCTTTGCATATAACGGCCAGTATGGGCATTGCCGCCTATCCGCGGGATGGTCTGACTGTGGAAGAATTATTGCAAAATGCCGATGCTGCATTGTATGAAGCAAAAGACAGCGGTAAAAATGCTTGGCGTATGTGTACAAGGGAATTGGTGCAGGAAAGCAGGGAGAAGCTATTTTTATCTAACGCCTTGCGCAGCGCCATTGTTAATCGCGAGTTTAGTTTGGCGTTCCAGCCGATTGTTGATGCTGCGAAAAATCTCGTAGCTTTTGAAGCGTTGCTGCGGTGGCGTAGTGCAGAATACGGGCAGGTGCCGCCAGGTAAGTTCATTTCGCTGGCGGAGCAGTGTGGTTTAATGCCGCTCATTGGTCAGTGGGTGATAGAGGAAGCTTGCCGGTTTGCGGACAAATTAAGGCAGCAAGATTTGGGTCAGATACGGGTGCATGTGAATGTATCGGCGCAGCAGCTAGAGGACGAGGGCTTCTGCGATTTGGTAGAAGGCATTTTGTGTGCCGAGCTGCCCGATAGACGGGCCCTTATTTTGGAGGTTACAGAAAGTGTTTTTATGTCCTCGATTGGGCAAGCGGTAGCAAGCTTGCATGAGTTGAAGCAACAGGGACTTACACTTTCTATGGACGATTTCGGCGAAGGGTTTTCCTCATTGGCGCAGCTGCTGCGGTTACCCTTTGAGTCTTTGAAGATCTCCCGTACGCTAGTGCAAAATTTAGGCGATGATGAAAGGCATATGCAGTATATCGCGGCTATTGTTGAGATGATGCATGCGTTAAATATGGAGGTCGTCGCCGAAGGCGTGGAAACCGAGCTAGAGTGGCAGAGTGTCGGACGATGCGGCTTTGATTTAGTGCAAGGTTATTATATTGCACGCCCCTTGGGGGAGGCTGCGGCGCTGGAGTGGGCGCGAGAGAACAAAAATCAACAAAATGTTTAA
- a CDS encoding YitT family protein, giving the protein MKRILTVLAGCLSISLGILIFKYAHITTGGTTGLALNLAYWLQIPFDGLFFVVNTPFYILSLKRLGWKFTASTLVSVVTVVLLTGVERVLPAMQLDPLFGALAGGVLAGLGLSLLFMGQSSLGGTGVVTVYLQQRYGWDPGKLNFCFDAVIVGSSMLVVGASEALFSALSIVVVSSVISLFRKRIASSYRTPAAHAEAA; this is encoded by the coding sequence ATGAAGCGAATTTTGACGGTGTTGGCAGGCTGTCTGTCTATAAGCCTGGGCATTTTGATTTTTAAGTATGCGCATATTACTACCGGAGGTACGACCGGCTTGGCTCTTAACTTGGCATACTGGTTGCAGATTCCTTTTGACGGCTTATTTTTTGTGGTAAATACGCCGTTTTATATTTTGTCGCTCAAGCGGCTGGGTTGGAAGTTTACGGCGAGTACGTTGGTATCGGTTGTGACCGTGGTGTTGCTAACCGGTGTGGAGCGTGTCCTGCCGGCGATGCAGCTAGATCCTCTGTTTGGAGCTCTTGCAGGTGGCGTGCTGGCCGGGTTGGGCTTGTCGCTGCTCTTTATGGGGCAAAGCTCGCTGGGCGGGACCGGCGTGGTGACTGTGTATTTACAGCAGCGCTATGGCTGGGATCCGGGAAAGCTCAATTTCTGCTTTGACGCCGTGATCGTAGGTTCCAGTATGTTAGTGGTCGGTGCTAGCGAGGCTTTGTTTTCGGCGTTGTCCATTGTGGTGGTTTCCAGTGTAATCAGCTTGTTCCGAAAGCGCATCGCCAGCTCCTACCGGACGCCTGCGGCGCATGCCGAAGCAGCGTAG
- a CDS encoding helix-turn-helix transcriptional regulator — protein MNGLQKEAALEFLDRLAAGMAQMFGPSCEVVIHDMNNKESSIVSIYHGEVTRRQVGDSLSILGVQKLDEFFEGRDFVNSQGKTKEGRLLKSSTFHLRGDDYHYAIGINYDYTHLELAKSVLAELTAVGAPIEEELHAAAPTLDSIFDACLQRLGKPVALLNREDRLQMIELLTEQGAFHFAKSIPTIAEKLNVSRFTIYKYLKERS, from the coding sequence GTGAATGGTTTGCAAAAAGAAGCGGCTTTGGAATTTTTGGATCGCTTGGCGGCAGGGATGGCGCAAATGTTTGGCCCGTCCTGCGAAGTGGTCATTCATGATATGAACAATAAAGAAAGCTCCATTGTTTCGATCTATCATGGCGAAGTAACCCGCCGTCAGGTGGGCGATAGCTTGTCTATTTTGGGCGTGCAGAAGCTGGATGAATTTTTTGAGGGCCGAGACTTTGTGAACAGCCAGGGGAAAACGAAGGAAGGGCGGCTTTTAAAAAGCTCTACCTTTCATTTGCGCGGCGATGATTATCATTATGCTATCGGCATTAACTACGATTATACACATCTGGAACTAGCTAAATCGGTGCTGGCGGAACTGACTGCCGTGGGTGCGCCGATTGAAGAGGAACTGCATGCGGCGGCGCCTACGCTGGATTCCATTTTCGACGCTTGCTTACAGCGGCTGGGAAAACCGGTAGCGTTGCTCAATCGGGAGGATAGGCTGCAGATGATTGAGTTATTGACGGAGCAAGGGGCGTTTCATTTTGCTAAAAGCATTCCGACGATTGCGGAAAAATTAAATGTGTCGCGCTTTACCATCTACAAGTATTTAAAAGAACGGTCCTGA
- a CDS encoding UvrD-helicase domain-containing protein: MSEQRRQLVARNFWESVPLDKRAFVAARLPEYLARLSGPIFAQTKGMYVRSLQGSARTIYKFRVNSGDRILFLYARDIPGLRREVAPDSVVLLEYCKHDEQVRRGVALQAGAAAAGAEDATFCEEPYDEIGESEVLRRSQQYWGNVPQILDAAAWYLTTDEGLARLVEEGRGDWQLYLSQEQYDCVLSEGEPLFLAGGAGTGKSTVGLHKLMARSFQEAKLGYFTYAKRLRDDTQSLYEAWRSGAAEPVRAQTEFHCVASYCRERLDVREKAMVSFRVFENQFWRVYGSASSFAAADAWQEIRGLLKGGMGRHWLRQDLLLQRKYSIEEETARWLEDIGFWQENGCGWWRILRRDGSQVLFQGAVGAPSKAVKKEALALLARLQQEIYRLPLLPKDTYLQLPLDHSLFGSEQRETLYELAMQYQQWLESQQMLDENDMARQGLARLAAGTLQPEFDYMVVDEVQDLSELQLYFLLACKKHNEHDFHSFLFSGDVQQTINPTYFDFGRLRMPFHYRGHLRTQLTVLIKNYRCREPIVALGNALVQFRSRWCGASDQEETQLLQPLLPGVFKPQWLQAQPDNAKGLLAAAADVQRGYVTVLVANEQEKKRLLSGGYGRHNVYTVQEFKGAEDDYIIAYRLLSSAKGAWEELLGGQGRGQLRLRYQANLLYVAITRAKERLCFYEDDAPEGVLAALANWLEEVEAFDASRLGLQRLSEATALLDKAREREREEYYLDASDLYAQAGDNISSSRCLGAEAEAAGQLEEALAQYERAGEWERVLTLAKDTANDPAALRAMLYLRRSYEVVEAYFEPHEERLPSVMAAISREKDMEALAVEVYWLPKMQAFTQACEECAYELEFLSLAKAEGGIP; the protein is encoded by the coding sequence TTGTCGGAGCAGCGCAGGCAGTTGGTGGCCCGCAATTTTTGGGAAAGCGTACCGTTAGATAAGCGCGCTTTTGTCGCCGCTAGGCTGCCGGAGTATTTGGCCAGACTTTCTGGACCGATTTTTGCGCAGACGAAAGGGATGTATGTTCGTTCGCTGCAGGGAAGTGCAAGAACGATTTATAAATTTCGCGTCAATAGCGGCGATCGAATTTTGTTTTTATATGCTAGAGATATTCCTGGTTTGCGCCGGGAGGTGGCACCGGATAGTGTAGTACTTTTAGAATACTGTAAGCATGATGAGCAGGTGCGACGAGGAGTCGCCTTGCAGGCGGGGGCTGCTGCTGCCGGAGCGGAAGATGCAACTTTTTGCGAAGAGCCTTACGACGAAATCGGGGAAAGCGAAGTTTTACGCCGGAGCCAACAGTATTGGGGCAATGTGCCGCAGATTCTTGATGCAGCTGCCTGGTATTTGACTACCGACGAAGGCTTGGCTCGCTTGGTAGAGGAAGGCCGGGGCGACTGGCAGCTATACCTTAGCCAGGAGCAGTATGATTGTGTGCTTAGCGAAGGCGAGCCGCTGTTTCTTGCTGGCGGAGCCGGTACCGGAAAGTCGACCGTTGGGCTGCATAAGCTTATGGCTCGGAGCTTTCAAGAAGCCAAGCTGGGCTATTTCACGTATGCCAAGCGGCTGCGGGATGATACACAATCTTTATATGAGGCATGGCGCAGCGGTGCGGCGGAACCAGTGCGGGCGCAAACGGAATTTCACTGTGTAGCGTCCTACTGTCGGGAACGGTTGGACGTTCGAGAAAAAGCCATGGTATCATTCCGGGTTTTCGAAAACCAATTTTGGCGGGTGTATGGGAGCGCCAGCAGTTTTGCCGCTGCCGACGCCTGGCAGGAGATTCGAGGGCTTTTAAAGGGGGGCATGGGACGTCACTGGCTGCGGCAAGATTTGTTGCTGCAACGGAAGTATTCAATAGAGGAAGAAACGGCGCGGTGGCTGGAAGACATTGGTTTTTGGCAAGAAAATGGTTGCGGCTGGTGGCGCATTTTGCGCCGTGACGGCAGCCAGGTTTTATTTCAAGGCGCTGTCGGAGCCCCTTCAAAGGCGGTAAAAAAAGAAGCCCTGGCGCTTTTGGCGCGGCTGCAGCAGGAAATATATCGCTTGCCCTTGCTGCCGAAGGATACGTATTTGCAGTTGCCGCTGGACCATTCGTTGTTTGGATCAGAACAGCGCGAAACGCTTTATGAATTAGCGATGCAGTACCAACAGTGGCTGGAAAGCCAGCAAATGCTGGATGAAAATGATATGGCTCGGCAGGGGCTTGCCAGGCTGGCGGCGGGAACGCTGCAGCCGGAATTTGACTACATGGTAGTTGATGAAGTACAAGATTTGAGCGAGTTGCAGCTTTATTTTTTACTGGCCTGCAAAAAGCACAACGAGCATGATTTTCACTCTTTTTTATTCAGTGGTGATGTGCAGCAGACCATTAACCCGACATATTTTGATTTCGGCCGTCTGCGCATGCCTTTTCATTATCGCGGGCACCTACGGACGCAACTGACAGTGTTGATTAAGAATTATCGCTGCCGGGAGCCAATTGTGGCTCTGGGGAATGCGTTAGTGCAGTTTCGCAGCCGTTGGTGCGGCGCGTCGGACCAGGAAGAGACGCAGCTGTTGCAGCCGCTTTTACCGGGGGTATTCAAACCACAATGGCTGCAGGCACAGCCGGACAATGCCAAGGGCCTTTTGGCAGCGGCGGCAGATGTGCAGCGCGGCTATGTGACGGTGTTGGTAGCCAATGAACAGGAAAAGAAGCGTCTTTTGTCCGGTGGTTACGGGCGGCATAATGTCTATACGGTTCAAGAATTCAAAGGGGCGGAAGATGATTATATCATTGCCTATCGCTTGCTTAGTTCTGCCAAGGGCGCATGGGAGGAGCTGCTGGGAGGTCAGGGACGGGGGCAGTTGCGCCTTAGGTATCAGGCCAATCTTCTCTATGTAGCCATTACAAGAGCCAAGGAGCGACTGTGCTTCTATGAAGATGACGCACCGGAGGGGGTGCTGGCGGCATTGGCGAACTGGCTTGAAGAGGTGGAAGCGTTTGATGCATCGCGTCTAGGCTTGCAGAGGCTTTCGGAAGCGACGGCGCTGTTAGATAAAGCCCGCGAACGCGAGCGCGAAGAATATTACTTAGATGCCAGCGATTTGTACGCTCAGGCTGGAGATAATATTTCTTCTTCTCGCTGCTTGGGGGCGGAAGCTGAGGCGGCCGGTCAACTGGAAGAGGCTTTGGCGCAGTATGAGCGGGCCGGCGAATGGGAGCGCGTGTTGACTTTGGCGAAGGATACGGCCAATGACCCAGCGGCGTTGCGGGCCATGCTCTATTTGCGCCGCTCTTATGAAGTGGTGGAAGCGTATTTTGAGCCCCATGAAGAACGCTTGCCGTCAGTTATGGCGGCTATTTCCCGGGAAAAGGATATGGAGGCGTTGGCTGTGGAAGTCTATTGGCTGCCTAAAATGCAAGCCTTTACGCAGGCATGCGAGGAATGCGCCTACGAATTGGAATTTCTTTCTCTGGCGAAAGCGGAAGGAGGCATACCCTAA